A stretch of Lachancea thermotolerans CBS 6340 chromosome D complete sequence DNA encodes these proteins:
- the TUM1 gene encoding thiosulfate sulfurtransferase (similar to uniprot|Q08686 Saccharomyces cerevisiae YOR251C catalyzes transfer of the sulfane atom of thiosulfate to cyanide to form sulfite and thiocyanate), producing MSLFKIISPKALAEKLQQEATRRIVAVDSTWYLPYLQKNAKKEFMELERLPNAVFFDIDGVKDANSPYPHMLPDAATFNASMSELGIRKNDILVVYDRVGNFSAPRCAWTLAVFGHELVYLLNNFPAYKAEGFPLDTTPRTSFSELEPSDYKSDADFTKQEVVSYEEIHKLVEDGKLAEVYNVFDARALPRFTGESSEPRPEIPSGHIPGAQPMPFTDVVKNGIFEMDSRLAAENLEKYLESSGCKYDPSKPTVAMCGTGVSGVIIKTALESAGIKHVKLYDGSWTEWALRSEPKYVAKGRS from the coding sequence ATGTCACTATTCAAAATTATTAGCCCAAAGGCCTTGGCAGAAAagctgcaacaagaagcaaCACGTAGAATAGTAGCGGTTGATTCAACATGGTATCTGCCTTACTTACAGAAGAATGCTAAAAAAGAGTTTATGGAACTTGAGCGCCTTCCCAACGCTGTGTTTTTTGACATCGACGGGGTCAAAGATGCCAATTCGCCCTACCCTCATATGCTTCCTGACGCTGCCACTTTCAATGCATCGATGAGCGAGCTAGGGATCCGCAAGAACGACATTTTAGTAGTCTATGATCGGGTCGGAAACTTCTCAGCCCCCAGATGCGCATGGACGCTTGCAGTTTTTGGACACGAGTTGGTGTACTTGCTCAACAATTTTCCAGCATACAAAGCAGAGGGTTTTCCCTTGGATACAACGCCCAGGACTTCCTTCTCAGAACTGGAACCTTCAGATTACAAATCTGACGCAGATTTTACTAAACAAGAGGTGGTAAGCTATGAAGAAATCCACAAGCTTGTTGAGGATGGAAAATTGGCCGAAGTGTACAACGTTTTTGATGCGAGAGCACTACCAAGATTTACAGGAGAGAGCAGCGAGCCCAGGCCAGAAATACCAAGCGGCCACATTCCTGGCGCGCAGCCAATGCCATTTACTGATGTTGTCAAGAATGGCATTTTCGAGATGGACTCCCGTTTGGCAGCCGAGAATTTAGAAAAGTATCTAGAGTCATCTGGCTGCAAATATGACCCTTCAAAACCTACAGTGGCCATGTGTGGAACTGGAGTTTCAGGTGTTATCATTAAGACTGCCCTTGAGAGCGCTGGGATCAAACACGTCAAGCTTTATGACGGTAGTTGGACTGAATGGGCATTGAGGTCTGAGCCAAAATATGTTGCGAAGGGTCGCAGCTAA
- the ATG29 gene encoding Atg29p (some similarities with uniprot|Q12092 Saccharomyces cerevisiae YPL166W Protein of unknown function green fluorescent protein (GFP)-fusion protein localizes to the cytoplasm in a punctate pattern) translates to MNSENTIVYVRVAGRARNGFVDPLKFYWDLERDRSLWSSVSKLDNTKKTIDWKRLSREFKAPEHFIRKRSYALFAKHLKLLERQIEAKTRSLAVTEDELNYTDEDDERNSISHGEDDFEAAEGLKNLRTSKVLKQRVPGEGRNGESSLSELSNLSVSKSALEEALLDRLQL, encoded by the coding sequence ATGAATAGCGAAAACACAATTGTGTACGTGAGGGTCGCTGGCCGAGCGCGCAATGGCTTTGTAGATCCTCTGAAGTTTTACTGGGATTTAGAGAGGGATAGGTCACTGTGGTCAAGCGTTTCAAAACTGGACAacaccaagaaaacaatCGACTGGAAGCGACTAAGCAGAGAGTTTAAGGCACCGGAGCATTTTATAAGGAAAAGGAGTTATGCGCTGTTCGCGAAACACTTAAAGTTGCTAGAAAGGCAAATCGAGGCGAAAACTAGGAGCTTAGCGGTTACTGAGGATGAACTAAACTACActgacgaagacgacgaaCGCAATTCAATAAGTCATGGAGAAGacgactttgaagcagcagaaggtctcaaaaacttaAGGACTTCtaaggttttgaagcagcgTGTGCCTGGCGAAGGCAGGAACGGAGAATCATCATTGAGTGAACTATCTAATTTGAGTGTGAGCAAATCTGCTTTAGAAGAAGCATTATTAGATCGCTTGCAGCTTTAA
- the SET6 gene encoding Set6p (similar to uniprot|Q12529 Saccharomyces cerevisiae YPL165C SET6), producing MMPIEEAVYISELFDIRTTDNSGRACFASKDLKKGTDVLCLTKCLGASTCYEFRKEVCSQCFQYDGGQRMKVRLNNKFLKGAGLWFCTENCRDQFLRQEHVDHLIDALETLLVSWEIQAKKRIGSIDRASNSSISTEKIESLWQDIRDNWITRIDRMKPTKRVLQLPIINEDEYVCARFVIHCLFTLKTTDTSSLHMAAFRNLQSNESSKISRFPVLLDLQKRVFQTLYILLPPFLKSGFDIPTFRHILGSEYGNSFGIWQNEEASDSREYLGYWVLPEASFFNHSCAPNLIKHRFGNKMIFTLNSDVTKDQELCIDYKDILDLKVDERRHILKENWFFSCECPRCKIEMQIN from the coding sequence ATGATGCCAATAGAAGAAGCAGTTTATATATCGGAGCTCTTCGACATTCGTACAACGGATAATAGCGGAAGAGCCTGCTTTGCGAGCAAAGATCTGAAGAAAGGCACTGATGTACTGTGTCTAACTAAATGTCTAGGAGCCTCGACATGTTATGAATTTCGCAAAGAAGTTTGCAGTCAATGTTTTCAGTATGACGGTGGCCAAAGAATGAAGGTGCGTCTTAACAATAAATTTCTCAAAGGGGCTGGACTGTGGTTTTGCACTGAGAACTGCCGAGATCAATTTTTGAGACAGGAACATGTCGATCACCTCATTGATGCACTCGAGACTCTCCTTGTGAGTTGGGAAATACAGGCGAAAAAGAGAATTGGAAGCATAGACAGGGCGAGCAATTCAAGTATAAGCACCGAAAAAATTGAGAGCTTATGGCAGGATATCCGAGATAATTGGATTACACGTATTGACAGGATGAAGCCCACTAAACGTGTTTTGCAGCTGCCAATTATCAACGAGGACGAGTATGTATGCGCGCGCTTTGTGATACACTGTCTGTTCACCCTTAAAACTACCGACACAAGCAGCCTTCATATGGCAGCTTTCAGGAATCTCCAATCCAACGAAAGTAGTAAAATATCAAGGTTTCCGGTGTTACTGGACTTACAAAAACGTGTGTTTCAAACCCTCTACATTTTACTGCCGCCATTTCTGAAATCTGGGTTTGACATCCCAACATTCAGGCATATTCTCGGGTCTGAATATGGCAACTCATTTGGCATATGGCAAAATGAGGAAGCCAGTGATAGTCGAGAGTACCTTGGCTATTGGGTACTTCCAGAGGCATCATTTTTCAATCATTCGTGCGCTCCAAATCTAATCAAGCATCGATTTGGTAATAAAATGATATTCACATTAAACTCCGACGTAACCAAAGATCAGGAACTATGTATAGATTACAAGGATATCCTGGATCTAAAGGTTGATGAAAGACGTCACATTTTAAAAGAAAATTGGTTCTTTTCATGCGAATGCCCTCGCTGCAAGATAGAGATGCAAATCAATTAA
- the CLP1 gene encoding cleavage polyadenylation factor subunit CLP1 (similar to uniprot|Q08685 Saccharomyces cerevisiae YOR250C CLP1 cleavage/polyadenylation factor IA subunit interacts with Pcf11p in the 2-hybrid system cleavage/polyadenylation factor IA subunit) → MASLPGLNDSLHPADLGVDLNEPKHVSITAGSEWRVDVPQESKLTIKVHSGVAEIFGTELASDVPYVFQGTKFAVYAVEDAEFEWTSPELTSHSISSDTNMKFIYNVHFALEKLRVSSFEGPRVLIVGESCTGKTSLAKTLCAYAIKFKAHQPMMVNLNPQECIYSPPGCLTATPISDVIDVSSSTWGQSMTSGATKLHNKQPIVKSFGLEQISENKERYVSTFQQLANAVRGRVQNDSTVRRSGLIIDTPPLGQLSDDFSELKEIIYQFKVNAVVVCAKDDTLALKLNEHLPVETLAIVRLPTSSGVVQTDDVYKRALQRNAIREYFYGDFNTVLSPYTIGVDSDMITVWQPKSVLVQSDSQDDLLPVEINASNLQHALVAISYASRRSSSEEVSASPILGFALIMDVNDTKRKLRVLLPVPGLLPDKAMILTAYRYLE, encoded by the coding sequence ATGGCCAGTCTTCCTGGCTTGAATGACTCCCTGCACCCGGCGGACTTGGGTGTTGACTTGAATGAACCCAAACATGTCTCTATCACAGCAGGTTCTGAGTGGAGAGTTGATGTCCCTCAGGAATCTAAATTAACTATAAAAGTGCACTCAGGCGTAGCAGAGATATTTGGAACCGAGCTTGCTTCTGATGTTCCCTATGTGTTTCAGGGTACGAAGTTCGCTGTTTATGCTGTGGAGGACGCTGAGTTCGAATGGACCTCTCCAGAATTGACAAGCCACTCGATCTCTAGCGATACTAACATGAAGTTTATCTATAACGTACATTTTGCGCTAGAGAAACTGAGAGTTTCTAGCTTCGAAGGACCCCGTGTGCTAATTGTTGGCGAGTCATGCACGGGCAAAACCAGTTTGGCTAAGACGCTATGCGCATACGCCATTAAGTTCAAAGCGCATCAGCCTATGATGGTCAACTTGAACCCTCAGGAATGCATTTACTCTCCTCCAGGGTGCTTGACCGCTACACCTATATCTGATGTCATAGATGTTAGCTCTAGTACATGGGGCCAAAGCATGACCAGCGGCGCCACTAAGCTGCACAATAAGCAGCCTATAGTAAAGAGCTTTGGGCTGGAGCAAATATcggaaaacaaagagcgATATGTTAGCACCTTCCAGCAGCTAGCAAATGCGGTCCGAGGTAGAGTTCAAAATGACTCAACGGTTCGCCGCTCTGGTTTGATCATTGATACACCTCCACTTGGTCAACTATCGGACGATTTCAgtgagctcaaagaaattatTTATCAATTCAAAGTGAATGCAGTGGTAGTTTGCGCAAAAGATGACACACTTGCTTTGAAACTAAATGAGCATTTGCCTGTAGAGACCCTGGCTATAGTCAGGCTTCCGACATCCAGTGGTGTTGTACAGACCGACGATGTTTACAAGAGGGCACTTCAGCGCAATGCTATCAGAGAATACTTTTATGGAGATTTCAACACTGTGCTGAGTCCTTACACTATAGGGGTTGACTCTGACATGATCACGGTATGGCAACCAAAGAGCGTTTTGGTGCAAAGTGATTCACAAGACGACCTTTTACCAGTTGAAATCAATGCTAGCAACCTGCAGCATGCTTTGGTCGCCATCTCGTATGCATCcagaagatcttcaagcGAAGAAGTCTCGGCAAGTCCCATTTTAGGTTTTGCTTTAATAATGGATGTTAATGATACCAAGAGAAAACTTAGAGTACTTCTACCCGTCCCTGGTTTGCTTCCTGATAAAGCAATGATTCTAACTGCATATAGATATTTAGAGTAA
- the APC5 gene encoding anaphase promoting complex subunit 5 (weakly similar to uniprot|Q08683 Saccharomyces cerevisiae YOR249C APC5 Subunit of the Anaphase-Promoting Complex/Cyclosome (APC/C) which is a ubiquitin-protein ligase required for degradation of anaphase inhibitors including mitotic cyclins during the metaphase/anaphase transition): MTLEQSIIITDTLTPHDISILILIGFFCSGIERFDQRIMIKLLPPLSPHEELPVLFGSQQRENTKTIVLPYLLDLILFLIENEQKSAASRLISTLKAVSTVDGISKLIRALETHCLRSSYRELLKSSERKTVKRELTRSSLLGSFVERCSIKYKIQDFNESEMLWRNLRIYVRRFEKTSLFKTIESQLPELDHFMSFTLRGEGGSETIESLEELQRMGLPERYNDLLLNEEDIIVMISSDHLKTLLNEEVCLLLDGHANIRNSTEKIINCMSLEDCSKFPSVHILKGLEQLNDQRYDSFLTLLYRYFDYMLGQHSEPNFHMSLLSLASFYAHFNDNEAAVKTFEEAIAVARENKDTKTLNFILMWVFEFIVKFPSLAVKFHVSAEQIINYLKSCPSDQSASVFEMAYKFETLWTMLNSESVVGILEALFKASLITLQNATNKPKLSLLANHNAQVWEYLGSQSLQQTYKNVAKTYLKKSSDFSHKARKLLSSKDSGIIRHELHTSRSPLLTYHERKSLEIMGISHLGSIGECDEAIRLANAKLRECKSEFLDVNNEQRFALAKCQIMIKCGMEMRCLPIFTKVMEDVIIAGNAHLAALCILLLSRVLLSLRKFSELEELLNSTMHTVLKFTEPGINRAFFDIYYLNKCEKENAGEDLTRASSYLGALKGLRDQLQNNNVVLFN, translated from the coding sequence ATGACCTTGGAACAATCTATAATCATTACTGATACGTTAACACCTCATGATATATCTATCTTGATTTTAATCGggtttttttgttctggGATTGAACGTTTTGATCAACGAATCATGATAAAACTTTTGCCCCCTCTCAGTCCACATGAGGAGCTGCCAGTTCTGTTTGGGTCTCAGCAGCGTGAAAACACCAAAACAATAGTGCTTCCTTATTTGCTGGATCTTATATTATTTTTAATCGAAAACGAACAAAAAAGTGCAGCATCAAGACTGATTTCAACTTTAAAAGCTGTTTCGACAGTGGATGGAATATCAAAGTTAATTAGGGCCCTTGAGACACACTGTTTGCGAAGCTCTTACAGGGAATTGCTGAAATCGTCGGAAAGGAAGACAGTCAAACGTGAACTGACCAGAAGCAGCCTGCTGGGAAGTTTTGTGGAACGATGTTCCATCAAATATAAAATCCAGGATTTTAATGAGTCAGAAATGCTGTGGAGGAACCTTAGGATCTATGTTAGACGTTTCGagaaaacttctttatTTAAAACGATTGAATCCCAGCTGCCTGAACTCGACCATTTTATGTCATTCACATTGAGAGGCGAAGGTGGTAGTGAGACGATTGAAAGTCTGGAAGAACTACAGAGAATGGGACTTCCTGAGAGATACAATGACCTTTTATTAAACGAGGAAGACATAATAGTGATGATCTCAAGTGACCATCTAAAGACATTGTtaaatgaagaagtttgtcTTCTGCTCGATGGGCACGCGAATATTAGAAATTCCACTGAAAAGATTATTAATTGCATGTCTTTAGAAGACTGTTCAAAATTCCCCTCCGTTCACATTCTAAAAGGATTGGAGCAACTTAACGATCAACGATACGATAGCTTCTTGACATTGCTTTACAGATATTTCGACTATATGCTAGGTCAGCACAGCGAACCCAACTTTCACATGTCCCTTCTTTCTTTGGCGTCATTTTATGCACATTTTAATGATAACGAAGCTGCTgtgaaaacttttgaagaagccatTGCTGTCGCAAGAGAGAATAAGGACACAAAGACCTTGAATTTTATTCTTATGTGGGTCTTTGAATTTATTGTCAAATTTCCGAGTTTAGCGGTTAAATTTCATGTTAGCGCTGAACAGATAATTAATTACCTCAAGTCATGTCCAAGCGACCAAAGCGCTagtgtttttgaaatggcATATAAGTTTGAAACTCTCTGGACGATGCTAAACAGCGAGTCTGTTGTAGGAATCCTTGAGgcccttttcaaagcctcgCTTATAACACTACAAAACGCAACAAACAAACCTAAGTTATCACTTCTAGCTAACCATAACGCTCAAGTGTGGGAGTACTTGGGCTCTCAGtctcttcaacaaacttACAAAAACGTTGCAAAAACCTACTTAAAGAAATCGAGCGACTTTTCTCATAAAGCACGCAAACTATTGAGTTCCAAAGATTCTGGGATCATTCGTCATGAGCTTCACACTTCAAGATCGCCTTTGCTGACGTACCACGAGAGGAAGTCTTTGGAAATTATGGGCATAAGTCATTTAGGATCGATTGGAGAATGTGACGAAGCCATTCGGCTTGCCAATGCCAAATTGCGTGAATGCAAATCcgagtttcttgatgtcAACAACGAACAAAGGTTTGCTCTTGCCAAGTGTCAAATAATGATAAAATGCGGAATGGAAATGAGATGTCTCCCAATTTTCACAAAGGTAATGGAGGATGTCATAATTGCGGGAAATGCGCACCTCGCGGCGCTTTGCATTCTTTTGCTTTCAAGAGTATTGCTGTCTTTGCGAAAATTCTCTGAGTTGGAGGAACTTCTTAATAGTACTATGCACactgttttgaagttcacTGAGCCCGGGATCAATCGCGCGTTTTTTGACATTTATTATCTCAATAAATGTgaaaaagaaaatgcaGGAGAAGATCTAACGAGAGCGTCTAGTTATCTGGGTGCATTGAAGGGTTTACGTgatcaacttcaaaacaacaacgTCGTTTTGTTTAATTGA